In the genome of Candidatus Zixiibacteriota bacterium, one region contains:
- a CDS encoding SPFH domain-containing protein, whose product MSVFMEVIEWIDPTNEEMIHRIPQEGSADFKLGAQLIVRDSQMAIFFKSGHAADSFTTGRHTLTTLNVPILTRLLAFPYGFNSPFRAEVYFINLKVFTNLKWGTKHPVTFKDSKLGLIRLRGHGAFTMKISEPILFLNSIVGRQSKYTTADIQDYLRDLIIARMNDLLGEKLDTILDLPAQYTELAAQFKEIVRVEFEKYGLTLVDFYISSITPPDDVSQMIDQRSGLEAVGDLDKFLKYEMARGLGASGGAGPAGAGMGMAAGVGLMMPAMLNKVFAPEQTELKRVPIATVTCPKCHTDTPEQSRYCYRCGHQMVIQNLCPSCNKELPTEANFCLHCGYKLSAKTKCPHCQAELIPGSKFCGSCGKPVDDNAGNQG is encoded by the coding sequence ATGTCAGTCTTTATGGAAGTCATTGAATGGATCGACCCTACCAATGAAGAGATGATTCATCGGATACCCCAGGAAGGCTCCGCCGATTTCAAACTGGGCGCCCAGCTGATTGTTCGCGACAGTCAGATGGCTATCTTTTTCAAGAGCGGCCACGCCGCCGATTCTTTCACTACCGGACGCCACACTCTCACCACCCTCAACGTCCCGATTCTGACTCGTCTGCTCGCTTTCCCTTACGGCTTCAACTCCCCGTTCCGAGCCGAAGTCTATTTTATCAACTTGAAAGTCTTCACCAATCTGAAATGGGGAACAAAACACCCGGTAACCTTCAAAGACAGCAAGTTGGGCCTGATTCGGCTTCGCGGGCATGGCGCTTTCACCATGAAGATTAGCGAGCCGATTCTCTTTCTTAACTCCATCGTGGGTCGCCAGTCAAAATATACCACCGCTGATATTCAGGATTACCTCCGCGACCTCATTATCGCGCGGATGAATGACCTTCTCGGCGAAAAGCTCGACACCATTCTGGACCTTCCCGCTCAGTACACCGAACTGGCGGCGCAGTTCAAAGAAATCGTTCGGGTCGAATTTGAGAAGTACGGGCTGACTCTGGTTGATTTTTATATTTCCTCGATTACCCCGCCGGATGACGTCTCCCAGATGATTGACCAGCGGAGCGGGCTGGAGGCGGTCGGCGACCTTGATAAATTCTTGAAATATGAAATGGCTCGGGGACTTGGCGCCTCGGGCGGCGCCGGTCCGGCTGGCGCCGGGATGGGGATGGCCGCCGGGGTCGGCTTAATGATGCCAGCTATGCTCAACAAAGTTTTTGCGCCGGAGCAGACCGAGCTGAAACGGGTGCCGATTGCCACCGTTACCTGTCCCAAGTGCCATACCGACACACCGGAGCAGTCCCGCTACTGCTATCGCTGTGGACACCAGATGGTCATCCAGAATCTCTGTCCCTCCTGCAACAAGGAACTTCCGACCGAGGCGAATTTCTGCCTGCACTGCGGATACAAACTGAGCGCTAAGACCAAATGCCCGCACTGCCAGGCGGAACTGATTCCCGGCTCCAAGTTCTGCGGTTCCTGCGGCAAACCGGTAGATGATAATGCCGGAAATCAGGGATAA
- a CDS encoding tetratricopeptide repeat protein, producing MIHRKKTKIIFIVLTAILGSFPAGTTAYDYQKERMLIEGYRALAEGKYTEALTSLNDIIAHGDGDAETYFCAGYAEYQLNNCEKAIEQYQQAVGSKPQMKEALLNRGVAEIVAGNGAEALLLGQAIISFAPDYAPAYHLMAVASGYLNERKAEVDYYREALRKDSTFFLSRFNLALSYIRLEWYKEAAEELIRSINLKSDFAPAHYWLGQVYGILRNPAEEAIAYDNAIYLGMNTVTLHYNLGIAYAELGRPADEQAQYRKALAIDPAFVSALYNLSVNLSETGNWQESAAILKQASAIKPELALSESSAQSRKRLPRLGDFPEKYYQLVTVKPEEIISPEYLAEKANIAGLPEAAVEFYREAVNRSPDDISLKLSLAELYMQLENWSEVISLMKPVVTLTPEEPRAYQYLGRAYLEKGAVNSAIKLLEPKLADFPTDFKIRSLLGVCYVSKQQWEKARNILQEADRLRGDDFETCNFLGVALMQLERWEEAAAAFEKALKLKPDFADGHCSLGLVYGSLGKHGEEIAAYREAIRLKPDMAEAYYGLGLAYLDIEDKDAAQEQYVVLYNLDKGLAKDLLRQIKK from the coding sequence ATGATTCATCGCAAAAAAACCAAAATTATCTTTATAGTTCTTACGGCAATATTGGGCTCATTTCCGGCTGGAACGACTGCTTACGATTATCAGAAAGAGCGGATGTTAATCGAGGGGTACCGGGCGCTGGCAGAGGGGAAATACACCGAGGCGCTGACGTCTCTGAATGATATCATTGCGCATGGCGACGGCGACGCCGAAACCTATTTCTGCGCCGGCTATGCCGAATATCAATTGAACAACTGCGAGAAAGCCATTGAGCAGTATCAGCAGGCGGTCGGGAGTAAGCCGCAAATGAAAGAGGCGCTGCTGAACCGGGGGGTGGCGGAGATTGTCGCCGGCAACGGAGCCGAAGCGCTCCTCCTGGGGCAGGCTATCATAAGTTTTGCCCCCGATTACGCCCCCGCGTATCATCTGATGGCGGTGGCATCGGGATATCTTAACGAGAGAAAAGCGGAAGTTGATTATTATCGCGAGGCGCTCCGCAAAGATTCCACCTTTTTTCTTTCCAGATTCAATCTGGCTCTCAGTTACATTCGTCTCGAGTGGTACAAAGAAGCGGCGGAGGAACTGATACGCTCAATTAATCTGAAAAGCGATTTCGCCCCGGCGCACTACTGGCTGGGTCAGGTATATGGGATACTTCGCAACCCGGCCGAGGAAGCCATCGCCTATGATAATGCTATCTATCTGGGGATGAATACGGTTACGTTGCATTATAACCTCGGCATCGCTTATGCGGAACTGGGGCGGCCGGCAGATGAGCAGGCGCAGTACCGTAAAGCCCTGGCGATAGACCCCGCTTTTGTCTCGGCGCTTTATAATCTTTCCGTCAATCTGAGCGAGACAGGTAACTGGCAGGAGTCGGCGGCAATATTAAAGCAGGCTTCCGCCATAAAACCGGAGCTGGCGTTGAGCGAGTCCTCGGCGCAAAGCCGGAAACGTCTCCCCCGCCTTGGCGATTTCCCCGAGAAATATTATCAACTGGTGACAGTAAAACCGGAAGAGATTATCAGCCCTGAGTATCTGGCCGAGAAAGCGAATATAGCCGGGCTGCCTGAGGCCGCGGTTGAATTTTACCGGGAGGCGGTAAACAGGTCTCCCGATGATATCTCGTTGAAACTCTCCCTGGCGGAACTTTACATGCAACTGGAGAATTGGTCTGAGGTGATTTCCCTTATGAAGCCGGTGGTAACGCTGACGCCGGAGGAACCGCGCGCATATCAATATCTGGGGAGAGCATACCTGGAGAAAGGGGCTGTCAATTCCGCCATTAAACTTCTGGAGCCGAAACTGGCTGATTTTCCGACAGATTTTAAGATTCGCTCCCTTTTGGGAGTCTGCTATGTCAGCAAGCAACAGTGGGAGAAAGCCCGGAATATTCTGCAGGAGGCGGACCGGCTGAGAGGCGATGACTTTGAGACCTGCAATTTTCTGGGAGTGGCATTAATGCAGCTGGAGCGCTGGGAGGAAGCGGCGGCGGCGTTTGAGAAGGCGCTGAAATTGAAGCCTGATTTCGCCGATGGGCATTGCAGTCTCGGGCTGGTGTACGGCAGTCTGGGGAAACATGGGGAAGAGATTGCGGCATACCGGGAAGCGATTCGTTTGAAACCGGATATGGCGGAAGCATATTACGGGCTGGGACTGGCATATCTGGATATTGAAGATAAAGATGCGGCGCAGGAGCAGTATGTTGTCCTCTACAATCTGGATAAAGGGCTGGCGAAAGACCTCCTGAGGCAGATAAAGAAATAG